Within bacterium, the genomic segment ATGCCACAGATGGACCTCCTAAATATCAAGAATGAAGTCGTGGGCAAGGTTGAGCTTGCCCCGTGGTGGCAGGAATCCGGCAACCCCTCCCTCATCCACCAGGCCGTTACGGCGGCCAGGGCGGGGGCAAGGAGAGGGACTCACGCCTCCAAGGGCCGCGCTGACGTGTCCGGTGGGGGAAGGAAACCCTTCCGCCAGAAAGGGACGGGCCGCGCACGGCAGGGGACGATCCGCGCACCTCACATGAGGGGCGGGGGTACTGTCTTCGGACCACAGCCCAGGGACTACAGCAAGTCCATAAACAAGAAGATGTCCCGCAAGGCCCTCCAGGGCGCTCTTGCCTACAAAGCGGCCACCGATAACCTCGTGGTCCTTGAGGAACTCGTGCTGGAGGCGCCAAAGACAAGGGAGTTTGTCGCGGCCATGGACCGGTTCGACGTGATCAGCGCTCTCGTCGTGGTTGATCAGATCACCGAAGAGCTCATGAGGGCATCGTCCAACCTCACCTGGATAAAGGTCGTGATTCCTGAAAACGTCAACATCTACGATGTCCTGTTGTTCGAGAAGTTCATCGTGGCCAGTAAGGCGCTTGAGGCGCTGGAAGGAGCGCTGATCGCATGAGACCCTACGGTCAGGTTATCATCAGGCCCCTTCTGACAGAGAAAAACGCTGTCCTGAAGGAGACCCTCAACAAGGTGGCCTTCGAGGTTGCGCCCAACGCCAACAAGATCGAGATCAAGAAGGCTGTGGAAGAGGCGTTCAAGGTGTCGGTGGATT encodes:
- the rplD gene encoding 50S ribosomal protein L4, which translates into the protein MDLLNIKNEVVGKVELAPWWQESGNPSLIHQAVTAARAGARRGTHASKGRADVSGGGRKPFRQKGTGRARQGTIRAPHMRGGGTVFGPQPRDYSKSINKKMSRKALQGALAYKAATDNLVVLEELVLEAPKTREFVAAMDRFDVISALVVVDQITEELMRASSNLTWIKVVIPENVNIYDVLLFEKFIVASKALEALEGALIA
- the rplW gene encoding 50S ribosomal protein L23, which gives rise to MRPYGQVIIRPLLTEKNAVLKETLNKVAFEVAPNANKIEIKKAVEEAFKVSVDSVNILNVRGKIKRLGRSFGKRRDWKKAVVTLKKGSTIEFFEGI